Proteins found in one Maridesulfovibrio sp. genomic segment:
- a CDS encoding biotin attachment protein — translation MLNIKELLEEIKASPYKEIEISVPHTGTVEFTGLKVGDKVSGPSGEWKEKAGTVLAKLTRERNTKNITAPEKGEIVSIREDLEGRFVEAGEILIKIRHFLSKEEVIHLILKKALFLFNAPEKAKYYFTPEVDAKIKGSGERSVKVREGMDLFIVSRMKRETPLNYSGPEGLIYSVYFHNGDNVDAAQPLIGICPADQLKQIQEVVNRVQSEWEEVD, via the coding sequence CTGTTCCTCATACCGGAACAGTCGAGTTCACCGGACTTAAAGTAGGTGATAAGGTAAGCGGTCCTTCCGGTGAATGGAAGGAAAAGGCCGGTACCGTGCTGGCAAAACTTACCCGTGAGCGCAATACTAAGAACATTACCGCTCCCGAGAAAGGTGAGATTGTTTCCATCAGGGAAGATTTGGAAGGCAGGTTTGTTGAAGCAGGGGAGATCCTGATTAAAATCCGCCATTTTCTTTCCAAGGAAGAGGTTATCCATCTCATCCTTAAAAAAGCTCTTTTCCTGTTCAATGCTCCTGAAAAAGCAAAGTATTATTTCACCCCTGAGGTGGATGCCAAAATTAAAGGTTCCGGTGAACGTTCCGTTAAGGTTAGAGAAGGTATGGATTTGTTCATTGTTTCGCGTATGAAAAGAGAAACCCCGCTTAATTACAGCGGCCCTGAAGGCTTGATTTATTCAGTCTATTTTCATAACGGTGATAATGTTGACGCGGCGCAACCCTTGATAGGAATCTGTCCCGCAGATCAACTCAAGCAGATTCAGGAAGTTGTGAACCGTGTCCAGAGTGAATGGGAAGAGGTTGATTAA
- a CDS encoding single-stranded DNA-binding protein produces MAGSMNKVILIGRLGQDPKLSYTTSGQAFANISVATDEGYKDRNTGQKVDKTEWHRVTAWRHTAEFVGKYLTKGRLVMVEGKLQTRKWQDQNGQDRYTTEIVASNIQGLDSRQEGGGYQSQPQGGYQQQGGGQYNNNQPQGGGYQGQPQQQFNNQQPQQQQGGGFQEDEDLGPAFPSEASGMDEVPF; encoded by the coding sequence ATGGCTGGAAGCATGAATAAAGTAATTTTGATAGGACGTCTCGGGCAGGACCCGAAACTTTCATACACAACCTCCGGTCAGGCTTTTGCCAACATTTCCGTTGCCACTGATGAGGGTTACAAAGACCGTAATACCGGTCAGAAAGTAGATAAGACCGAATGGCACCGTGTTACCGCCTGGAGACACACCGCTGAGTTTGTCGGCAAGTATCTTACAAAGGGCCGGTTGGTCATGGTTGAGGGTAAATTGCAGACCCGTAAATGGCAGGACCAGAATGGTCAGGACCGTTACACTACCGAGATCGTAGCCAGCAATATTCAGGGGCTCGACAGCAGACAGGAAGGCGGTGGTTATCAGAGCCAGCCGCAGGGCGGTTACCAGCAGCAGGGCGGTGGTCAGTATAACAACAACCAGCCACAGGGTGGCGGCTATCAGGGTCAGCCTCAGCAGCAGTTCAATAACCAGCAGCCTCAGCAACAGCAGGGCGGCGGTTTTCAGGAAGATGAGGACCTTGGTCCAGCATTTCCTTCAGAAGCAAGCGGAATGGACGAAGTTCCGTTTTAA